The following are encoded in a window of Aromatoleum petrolei genomic DNA:
- a CDS encoding quinone oxidoreductase family protein, producing MTHAIRFHQTGGPEVLHWEAVDVGAPAAGEVTVRHHAVGLNYIDTYHRSGLYPVPLPSGLGLEGAGVVEVVGEGVSDLAPGDRVAYAGGPLGAYSEVRNLPAHRVVKLPASVSFEQGAAMMLQGLTAQYLLRRTYRVQPGDTVLIHAAAGGVGLIACQWAKALGATVIGTVGSDAKAELARAHGCDHPIVYTRESFTERVREITGGAGVPVVYDSIGKDTFMDSLRCLRPLGMMVLFGAASGPVPPFDLSLLNTLGSLFVTRPSIAAYTAKREDLLAMADELFDVVGSGKVRVEINQRYALKDAAQAHRDLEARRTTGSTILLP from the coding sequence ATGACTCACGCGATTCGTTTCCATCAGACCGGTGGTCCCGAAGTGCTCCACTGGGAAGCTGTCGACGTCGGTGCTCCTGCCGCAGGCGAGGTGACGGTGCGCCATCATGCGGTCGGTCTCAACTATATCGACACTTACCATCGCAGCGGACTGTATCCGGTGCCGCTTCCCTCGGGTCTGGGCCTGGAGGGGGCCGGCGTGGTCGAGGTGGTGGGCGAGGGCGTCTCCGACCTGGCGCCCGGCGATCGGGTCGCCTATGCTGGTGGTCCGCTCGGGGCCTATTCCGAGGTGCGCAACCTGCCCGCGCATCGTGTCGTGAAGCTGCCGGCATCGGTGTCCTTCGAGCAAGGGGCTGCGATGATGCTGCAGGGACTCACGGCGCAGTACCTGCTGCGCCGCACCTACCGCGTGCAGCCGGGCGATACGGTGCTGATCCACGCGGCCGCGGGCGGTGTCGGCCTCATCGCGTGCCAGTGGGCGAAGGCGCTGGGCGCAACCGTGATCGGAACAGTCGGATCCGACGCCAAGGCCGAGCTTGCACGGGCGCACGGCTGTGACCACCCGATCGTGTATACACGTGAGAGTTTCACCGAGCGTGTCCGCGAGATCACCGGCGGTGCAGGCGTGCCGGTCGTGTACGACTCGATCGGCAAGGACACTTTCATGGATTCGCTGCGCTGCCTGCGCCCGTTGGGCATGATGGTGCTGTTCGGTGCGGCGTCCGGGCCGGTGCCGCCGTTCGACCTCAGCCTGCTGAACACGCTGGGATCGCTCTTCGTCACGCGTCCGAGTATCGCGGCCTACACGGCAAAGCGCGAGGATCTCCTTGCGATGGCCGACGAACTCTTCGACGTGGTCGGATCCGGCAAGGTGCGGGTCGAGATCAATCAGCGTTACGCGCTGAAGGATGCCGCGCAGGCGCACCGTGATCTCGAGGCGCGCCGTACTACCGGCTCGACGATCCTGTTGCCCTGA
- a CDS encoding DUF2905 domain-containing protein, with product MQRLLIILGLFVLAAGLFWPWLARIPFGRLPGDIHIQRDGFDFFFPVTTGLLFSLVLSLLIWLFRR from the coding sequence ATGCAAAGGCTGCTGATCATCCTCGGCCTTTTCGTTCTCGCTGCCGGGCTGTTCTGGCCTTGGCTCGCCAGGATTCCGTTCGGTCGGCTGCCTGGCGACATCCACATTCAACGCGACGGTTTCGACTTCTTCTTTCCGGTTACGACGGGACTGCTCTTCTCCCTCGTCCTGAGTCTGCTTATCTGGCTGTTCCGGCGTTAA
- a CDS encoding NADP-dependent malic enzyme produces the protein MDQDFIAAALEYHRAPTRGKISVVPTKSLTNQRDLALAYSPGVAAACDAIVEDPANAREYTSRGNLVAVVTNGTAVLGLGNIGPLASKPVMEGKGCLFKKFAGIDVFDIELAENDPDKLIDIIASLEPTLGGINLEDIKAPECFYIEKKLRERMKIPVFHDDQHGTAIISTAGLINGLKVIGKDIAKVKLVCSGAGAAAIACLDLMVALGLKRENVYVCDSKGVIWVGREENMEANKARYAQKTDARTLADVMVGADVFLGLSTAGVLKGEMVASMADKPLIFALANPNPEILPEDAKKARPDCIIATGRSDYPNQVNNVLCFPFIFRGALDVGATTINEEMKLACVRAIAELAQAEQSDIVASAYGGAELRFGPEYIIPKPFDPRLIVKIAPAVAKAAMDSGVATKPIEDLAAYTASLSDFVYQSGIVMKPVFAAAKRVPAEFKRVLYAEGEDERVLHAARVVIEENIARPILIGRPGVIEMRIQKIGLNLVPGRDFDIINPESDPRYKELWQEYHRMMCRDGVTPELAKAKMRRDTTLIGCMVLRRGDADALVCGTFGSYDYHFKQVEDVIGLKPGAKLFASMSLLMLPKRTLAITDPYVNENPNAEEVAEIARMAAEELRRFGIEPRVALVSHSNFGSARSASARKMREAAGILRQIAPGLECDGEMHGDSALSPEIRAKANAESTLVGEANLVVMPNIDAANISFNMMKMANSDGVSIGPMLLGARLPVHILTPSATVRRLVNITAVSVVDAYEQRVQSGAAV, from the coding sequence ATGGATCAGGATTTCATCGCCGCGGCACTCGAATATCATCGTGCGCCGACGCGCGGCAAGATTTCGGTCGTTCCGACCAAGAGCCTCACCAACCAGCGTGATCTGGCGCTAGCCTACTCGCCTGGCGTTGCTGCGGCATGCGACGCGATCGTCGAGGACCCGGCGAACGCGCGCGAATACACCTCGCGCGGCAACCTCGTCGCGGTGGTGACCAACGGTACTGCGGTGCTCGGTCTGGGCAACATCGGCCCGCTGGCATCCAAGCCGGTCATGGAGGGCAAGGGCTGCCTGTTCAAGAAATTCGCCGGCATTGACGTGTTCGACATCGAACTCGCCGAGAACGATCCGGACAAGCTGATCGACATCATCGCCTCGCTCGAGCCCACCCTGGGCGGCATCAACCTCGAGGACATCAAGGCGCCCGAGTGCTTCTACATCGAGAAGAAGTTGCGCGAGCGCATGAAGATCCCGGTCTTCCACGACGACCAGCACGGTACCGCGATCATATCCACGGCCGGCCTCATCAACGGCCTGAAGGTCATCGGCAAGGACATCGCGAAGGTCAAGCTGGTGTGCTCCGGCGCTGGCGCCGCGGCGATCGCGTGCCTGGACCTGATGGTCGCGCTAGGGCTCAAGCGCGAAAACGTTTATGTCTGCGACTCCAAGGGCGTAATCTGGGTCGGCCGCGAAGAGAATATGGAGGCCAACAAGGCCCGCTATGCGCAGAAGACCGACGCGCGCACGCTCGCCGACGTGATGGTCGGTGCGGACGTGTTCCTCGGCCTGTCGACCGCGGGTGTGCTGAAAGGCGAGATGGTCGCCTCGATGGCGGACAAGCCGCTGATCTTCGCGCTCGCGAATCCCAACCCGGAAATCCTGCCTGAGGACGCCAAGAAGGCGCGCCCTGACTGCATCATCGCGACCGGGCGTTCGGATTACCCGAACCAGGTCAACAACGTGCTGTGCTTCCCGTTCATCTTCCGCGGCGCGCTCGACGTCGGCGCCACGACGATCAACGAGGAGATGAAGCTCGCGTGCGTGCGCGCCATTGCCGAGCTGGCCCAGGCTGAGCAGAGCGATATCGTTGCTTCCGCTTATGGTGGCGCGGAATTGCGCTTCGGCCCCGAGTACATCATTCCGAAACCCTTCGACCCGCGCCTGATCGTCAAGATCGCGCCGGCCGTGGCGAAGGCGGCGATGGACTCCGGCGTGGCAACTAAGCCGATCGAGGATCTCGCCGCCTACACGGCGAGCCTGTCGGATTTCGTGTATCAGTCCGGCATCGTCATGAAACCGGTGTTCGCCGCCGCAAAGCGGGTACCTGCCGAATTCAAGCGCGTGCTGTACGCCGAGGGCGAGGACGAGCGCGTCCTGCACGCGGCGCGGGTGGTCATCGAGGAGAACATCGCGCGTCCGATCCTCATCGGCCGCCCTGGCGTCATCGAGATGCGCATCCAGAAGATCGGCCTGAACCTCGTTCCGGGCCGCGACTTCGACATCATCAATCCGGAATCGGACCCGCGCTACAAGGAGCTGTGGCAGGAATACCACCGCATGATGTGCCGCGACGGCGTCACGCCGGAACTGGCGAAGGCCAAGATGCGCCGCGACACGACGCTCATCGGCTGCATGGTCCTGCGCCGTGGCGACGCGGATGCCCTCGTGTGCGGCACCTTCGGCTCCTACGATTACCACTTCAAGCAGGTCGAGGACGTGATCGGCCTGAAGCCCGGCGCGAAGCTCTTCGCATCGATGAGCCTGCTGATGCTGCCCAAGCGCACGCTGGCGATCACCGATCCGTACGTGAATGAGAATCCGAATGCGGAGGAAGTTGCCGAGATCGCCCGCATGGCCGCCGAGGAGCTGCGTCGCTTCGGTATCGAGCCGCGCGTCGCACTGGTCTCGCATTCCAACTTCGGCAGCGCGCGTTCGGCGTCGGCGCGCAAGATGCGCGAGGCTGCAGGGATCCTGCGCCAGATCGCCCCGGGCCTCGAGTGCGACGGCGAGATGCACGGCGATTCGGCGCTTTCGCCGGAAATCCGTGCCAAGGCCAACGCCGAGTCGACGCTGGTCGGCGAGGCCAACCTGGTCGTGATGCCCAACATTGACGCCGCGAACATCTCCTTCAACATGATGAAGATGGCCAACAGCGACGGTGTTTCGATCGGCCCGATGCTGCTGGGTGCGCGCCTGCCGGTGCATATCCTGACGCCGTCGGCAACGGTGCGCCGTCTGGTGAACATTACCGCGGTATCGGTGGTCGACGCCTACGAGCAGCGTGTGCAGTCGGGCGCTGCGGTTTAA
- a CDS encoding ParA family protein, with translation MRRVVFNQKGGVGKSTITCNLAAISAHQGKRTLVVDLDPQGNSTQYLLGVSGDNLETTLADFFDQTLNFKLNPKKIEEFIVASPFPNLDVMPSHPGLEDLQGKLESRYKIYKLRDALAELADDYDVIYIDTPPALNFYTRSALIAADSCLIPFDCDEFSRRALYALIENVQEIRADHNRDLSVEGIVVNQFQARAGLPQKVVQELIDEGLPVLAPYLSSSVKIKESHEQSRPMIHLDPKHKLAQEYVALHDRLARTYGT, from the coding sequence ATGCGACGCGTGGTATTCAATCAGAAGGGCGGTGTCGGCAAGTCCACCATTACCTGCAACCTGGCGGCGATCAGCGCCCACCAAGGCAAGCGCACACTGGTGGTGGACCTCGACCCGCAGGGAAACTCGACCCAGTACCTACTGGGCGTTTCGGGGGATAACCTGGAAACCACGCTCGCCGACTTCTTCGACCAGACGCTCAATTTCAAGCTGAATCCGAAGAAAATCGAGGAATTCATCGTCGCGAGCCCCTTCCCCAATCTCGACGTCATGCCTTCGCATCCGGGCCTCGAAGACCTCCAGGGCAAGCTCGAATCGCGCTACAAGATCTACAAGCTGCGCGATGCGCTCGCGGAGCTCGCCGACGACTACGACGTCATCTACATCGATACCCCGCCGGCCCTGAATTTCTACACCCGCTCCGCGCTGATTGCCGCAGACAGCTGCCTGATCCCCTTCGACTGCGACGAGTTCTCGCGCCGTGCGCTGTACGCGCTGATCGAGAACGTGCAGGAGATCCGCGCCGACCACAACCGCGACCTGTCGGTCGAAGGCATCGTCGTGAACCAGTTCCAGGCGCGCGCCGGACTGCCGCAGAAGGTCGTGCAGGAGCTGATCGACGAAGGGCTGCCGGTGCTCGCGCCCTATCTCTCTTCATCCGTGAAGATCAAGGAATCGCATGAACAGTCGCGCCCGATGATCCATCTCGATCCGAAGCACAAGCTCGCGCAGGAATACGTCGCGCTC